Sequence from the Prionailurus bengalensis isolate Pbe53 chromosome A3, Fcat_Pben_1.1_paternal_pri, whole genome shotgun sequence genome:
ACCAGGCAGAGGTCAGTACACAAGCCCCAAGTGGGAGAAGTCAGCAACGGGACAGACAACCACACCATGGAGTAAAGCCATGTGAATTCAGTAGGGGGAAATGCAAAGTGTAAGCAGAGAAGCAATCAAGTGCAGGAACCAGGCATGGCTGGATACGGCAGCAGAGTTAGCCCAATCTGCTGCAGGCTGATGACCCTCTGGGATATAGGGCTGGGACAGAAAGGCCAGACTGCAGGTCCAAAAGGGACATATGCTAGAGTCTAACTGTTATGGTAATTCTGAGGTCCACTGACAAGTTGGTAATGCCCCACCTTGATCAGGGCTGGGGGAGCGGGGGGAGCCTCTGCACATATCTTCAGGAGAAGTAAAAACTTGGTTGAAAAACTGCCAGAGTGAAACTGGGTGAGCACATTCTTAGCTGAACGTCCAGTAAGAGGCGGGTAGAAGTCAAACTGAGGCCAAGGACAGGAGAGAGGCCATTCAATCTCCTCTGCGCCAATGGTGCCTGTCCCACTGCACTCACCACCAGCAATGCCAGAGACCAGGGTAGCAATACCCGAGGGAGGGGGCCCCCGGAGCCCCTCAATCGTGCGCTTCGACTGGCTGTTCAGCCGCTGCTTTAGCTCTGCCTTCTCTGCCTCTAGCTGGTCAATGTCAGCCTGGAGTGCATCCATCGTCTCCTCAAACTCTCTGTGAAAAAGAAATCCGGGCTTGGGCAATGCCCTTTCCCCAGAGCCCCGTCCCCATTTCTCAGTCCAGACAGGTCCTTGGAATAGCCCTGCTGGTGAGGAGCCAGGAGCAGCACATGATATGACTGGGGTGACACAATGGTGTTGGCAGTGGGGAAAGGAGATGGCATCTGCTCCCCTGGGGAGAGTCTCACTCTGTTAGGGCCTGGATAGGGGAATGAGTTAGGAGGGAGACTGGCtggcagggtggaggggtggaATAAGCAGGGGCCCAGGGAAGGTGCCTGACTTCTCCTTCTTCCGCAGCAGTGCCTGGGTCTCCTCCAGGCGAGTCTGGACTTTCTCAATGCGCTCATCTGCATCCTTGGCAGCACTGTCCAGCTTCTTCTCCAAGAGGCTTAGCCGCACGTTGGCCTCACTTAGCTCCTCCCCCTGGCGAAGGTCAGAGTGTCCAGTTCCCTTACACCCTCCTTTACATCCTCCCAGGGCCCCCAGGGACCTGTGACAGAGCACGAACCAGAAAGCTCCTAAAGGCCCACAGCTGTTCCCCACACTGATCACAGGTGCCCTCAACCCTCAACCCGTCTCAGCCCCAGGAGATCCCCAACACTCAGTGCTGACCTGTACCTCAGCATACTTCCCAGCCCCCTAGCTCCTGAGCCTACCCTACACCCTCACCTTGATTTTGAGTGACTTTTTCAACTCCTTGATAACTGTCTCTCTATCTTCAAGCTTCAAGCCCAGGCCTTCAGCATCAGTGATCTCTGCACGAAGGGCTGCAGCCCGCAGCTCAACTGGGGGAGGCTAGGGGTCAAGCAAGAGCAGAGGCAGGGGTAGTGAGAGGAGGTCACCAACATTCTCCTTCCAGAGAGAGCTGGGCACAGGGAAAACCTTGCCTTCTAAGCAGGGCGGTGCCCTCTGGATTCCCCGCTCCCGCCTCCCAGTCCTTCCACAACCAGCAGCAGCTCTGCCAAGTCCTGCTCCCCTGAGCCCCTGAAGCCCCTCCACAGAGCTCCCCACCCACCTTGCTGGGGGGCCGCTCTGCATCATACTCTCCCTCCTGCATGGCCGTGGCCAGTTTGTTCATGGTACTGATGAGGATGTTGCTCGACTGGCGCAGACACTCATAGGGGCTGCTGGAGGGGGTCCCGTAGATCTACAGGAGTCAAGGGCAGTAGTGAAAATCCCACACTGGCCATATCACTCCCCCACCATGTCTGCCCTGCCGTCCAGGCCTACCTGCTCGCTTGCTTTGAAAGCCAGCTCCTCCAGGGCAGCCACAGGCAGTCCCTCGTTCTCTGCCAGTGGGGCAATGAGCTGGGCGGCAGCAGCTGCCACCTCCTGCAGCACAGCCACCACCCACGTCAAGTGTTTCCTGCAGTCTAGGAGTGTGTCGGACACCTGTGCAACAGCCCAGAGTCAGGAGCCCACCCGGAGTCCAGCACCACAGTTCCCAGTTACCTTAAAACCATTCTTGTTCCCTGACCAGATCCAGATCTTGACACTCTAAGCCCTTCCTGGTTCTACtcagcttcctttccttccccccatCGCTGCCCTAAACCTGTGGTCCAAAGGCCAGTGCAGCTGGGATCCCAGGAGCATCTGTCCCTGGCATTCGCCTTCGGATCTTCTTGCAGAACTGGCGGATGTCACTACATGATGTTTCCAGGTCCCGGAGCAGGAGGGCAATATCTGAAGCCTCCTGTCCACCCTACTCAGAGAATATGAAACAGACGGGGAACCAAGTCAGCATTAGGACTGGAGGTGAGGAGGCGGGGGTTAACAAGGAGGAGGAGGTCCAAGAGATTGAGCTGTGCTCTCACCTGCAAGAAGGCACGCAGCCGTCCCACCTCTACGCTCATGCAGTCAAGGGCACTCTGGGTGAACTGTAAGGATAGATGCATGTGGTTGTCAGCCCCCAACAGGAGCCCTTCTGCACCATCACCATCCATCTCTAAGAAGTCCCCACCCTCCACTGACCCCCATAAAGATGTTCGTTCTCTGGCTTCCCTGATCTGACCTTGTTCCAGTCTTATGTGACACCTCTTGAGGGCCAGATCTCTTGATCTGATATCCTCCATTTCTGATATCTACAGGGGGCTCAACCACTGGCCCAGAACCTTTACCTTAATGTGGTCAGCCAGCTGCATGGTACTGTCCTCGGGCTGTTCAGCAAGATGGATACTGTACAGATGCTGAGGGGAAATTACAAAGCAACAGGCAATCTTTAGGTCTTGGAAGGACGGAGAATTCTTCCCAAATTGTAACTGGAGCCCCAGTCATCATGGGACTCCAGAGGTACAGGAGAATCTGAAACCCCCAGGGAACTGCATCCTCAGGCAAGCTCCTCTAAGAGCAAGCCAAGCCATAGGCAGCCAGCTGGGGACAGACAACCTTGGCTATGCTGCCAACAGCCCTACCAGGAAAAACCTTCCCCCCCTCCTATGCCAAGCCTGAACTCTTGCCCCAGACCTGGTAGTACTTGATGGCCTTAGTGAGAGGCTCTACGTTGACAGTCTCATCCAGCTGATCCTTGTGTAGCAGCTCAATGAGGAAATCCAAGGAGCGCTCGTGGGCACTCATCTCAGGGTAGAGGCTGCCAACCTTCTTATACACGTCCACATTGCACTGAGAGAGGGCGCTAGAGACCAGAGAAGGGTCCTCTGAGGCCAAGGCCTGCCAGGCAACGTCGGTTCTATCCAATCTCAGCCTGCGGCCCTAGAGTGGGGCCAGGGATCACTTACTGCTCATAGCGGTGGAGTGTGGCCTGCAATAGACTCAGTGAGTACACCAGCCCGGCAGCAAAGCTGAGCTGCTCCCCTGCAGCTCCTCGGAGCCCAGGCCTCTCTGAACAGTTTTCGCTTAGTTCAAACTTCTCCTGGGCCTGCTTCCGGATCAGCTCTGCCTGTGGGAAGAAGCACCAGGgacctggggctcagagaagaggATGGAGAACACAGACTCAGGAATACAGGACACAAAACTGAGCAACTGCGTCGGGGGCATGGACACACGTGGAGGAGAAAAGCAGAAACGGCTCCTAGATAGTCAGGGAGTCTCACACAGGGAAAAGATAATGATGTGATTACTGGTGGTTATGAGGATTTGGAATGTGGAGCCAGTGGGCCCAAGCTCTTTCCTGCCTTAAagctcctgctgctcctgctaCCCTTTTACCTGAATTCTATCCTGACAATTATTCCCCCACTAGTTCCTAGTCATCTTCtgggtctcagctcaaatgttacTCCTTTAGTGACACCACCCCATCTAAATCAGAGCCCAGACCGTGCTCTCTCAAAGAAGCTACCTCCTCATCAAAACCCACCATCTGTAATACACATTCCTCTGCGACTTTGTTGACTATATTCCTCCACTACATCATAAACTCTTTATGAGCAGGGATGCTGGCTGCTATCTTCGCTCAGCATCCTCAATGCCTGTCACACAGCAAGTTCAACAGATTCCTGTTGAACATGTGATTAGATTGATTGGCCATACCTTGCAAATGAGACGAGGCATGAGCAGCAGCACCAGGACACAGTCATGGTCCCCACCTGGCCGAAGGAAGCTGTCTGGCATGAAGGCTGTAAGCAGGGACATGTGACGGTTGGCCTGGGCCACCTCCATCTGCCTCAATTCCATCTCAATTGCCTGTGAGGTGGACAGGGAGGCAGGCTCTCAGCCAGGCTGGAAAGAGTCTCAGAGCCACCATGCTTTGCTCCACCAGGTCCCCTGCTTCAGGAGTCTTCCAAACCACCACACAAAGCACCCCCTCCTCCAGCAACCTGAAGTCCAGGACCCCACGCCAGATCAGCCTACGGCCACACCCAGGCTGGATGCCCCAACACTCCCCACTCTCTGGTCTATCCATTTTCTTGACCTTGGCATGAGCCTTAGTCTCAGCAAACTTGATTTTAAAGTCAAAAGTCTCCGGGGGTGGCTGCTGCTGCCTCTCCACAGATGCTTCTTGCTGGTTTGTCAGTTCCCGATTCACATcctgggggcagagacagacaatgAGGCAcagctggggcaggagggagccctGGGCAATCATGAGTGGACAGCAGGGGGTACGGAGGCACCTGAAGGTGGGCGGTCAGCTGGCGGTACTTCTTGATGGTTTGCTGGTAGTCTGCAACAGTCTCCTGGGCTGCTTCTACACGCTTCTGGGCCTCCCGAACCCTCGCGCCCGCCATGTCCAGCTGCTCCCGCAGCTCCAGTTCTGTCTCGCGCGCATTCTCCTGCAGCTCATCGTTCATCTCATTCATCGCTTCCTGGAAGGTGCCAAGGCAGTAGAGGCAAAGGAAAAGCAGAGTCAGAGTAGAAGGTCAGGGTGGGGCCACTCACCGCACACCCTGCTCAAAGAGGTCCTGTGTCAGTCCCTCTTTCAGCAAGCGTCTTCCAAACACCCTCCATCGGGGTGGGAAATCTGGGGTCTGTTCTCTTACCAAGTCCCCCACAGTCTCTCTCAACTCTCGCACTTTCTCTTCTAGATTCAAGTTCCGGTCTGTTAGCATCTCCACCATCTCCTCAGCACCCAGAGCAGCATCCACCTGTGTTACATGGAGGGAACAGAGAAAAGGGCTGCTGAAAGGTACCTAGAAAAAAGAGGCACCAACCTGGGAGAGGGGTCCTCTGGGCCAGACGCTGGGGTCCCCAGACCTGCTCCTTGAGCTCATCGATGGTGCTCTCCGCCTGGCTCAGCTCTTCCTGCAGACGCTCCCGCTGTTGCCTCACAACTTCCAGCTCTTGGTTCTTCTTTTCCATGAGCTTCTGGAGTTTCACATGCTCCTGCTTCTCCGAGGAAGAAAGATCCCGCATCCTATGGGGAAgcggggagggagaagggagaaagtgtGTGTCCACATCACTGGCAATGGGCGCTATGATACATTTGGGGACAGGAGAGTGAGCTCCGGAGCCAAGCAGGGAGGGGATCCTACCTCACCAGGGCATCCTTTAGGCGGGCATTCTGCTCCTCGAGCTGCTTGAGCTGATAACTGGACGCTGCCCCATCTGAGCCTGGGGAAGACCATTAACACTTTCAGACATAGTTCTAACCCCACCATTTGGCCCCCAGCAGCTCCTGGCCCCTTACCCTTCTCTTCAATCTCAGCCTTGAGGATCTCTAAG
This genomic interval carries:
- the DCTN1 gene encoding dynactin subunit 1 isoform X16; its protein translation is MSAEASARPLRVGSRVEVIGKGHRGTVAYVGATLFATGKWVGVILDEAKGKNDGTVQGRKYFTCDEGHGIFVRQSQIQVFEDGADTTSPETPDSSASKVLKREGTDSAAKTSKLPTRPASTGVAGASSSLGPSGSASAGELSSSEPSTPAQTPLAAPIIPTPALTSPGAAPPLPSPSKEEEGLRAQVRDLEEKLETLRLKRAEDKAKLKELEKHKIQLEQVQEWKSKMQEQQADLQRRLKEARKEAKEALEAKERYMEEMADTADAIEMATLDKEMAEERAESLQQEVEALKERVDELTTDLEILKAEIEEKGSDGAASSYQLKQLEEQNARLKDALVRMRDLSSSEKQEHVKLQKLMEKKNQELEVVRQQRERLQEELSQAESTIDELKEQVDAALGAEEMVEMLTDRNLNLEEKVRELRETVGDLEAMNEMNDELQENARETELELREQLDMAGARVREAQKRVEAAQETVADYQQTIKKYRQLTAHLQDVNRELTNQQEASVERQQQPPPETFDFKIKFAETKAHAKAIEMELRQMEVAQANRHMSLLTAFMPDSFLRPGGDHDCVLVLLLMPRLICKAELIRKQAQEKFELSENCSERPGLRGAAGEQLSFAAGLVYSLSLLQATLHRYEHALSQCNVDVYKKVGSLYPEMSAHERSLDFLIELLHKDQLDETVNVEPLTKAIKYYQHLYSIHLAEQPEDSTMQLADHIKFTQSALDCMSVEVGRLRAFLQGGQEASDIALLLRDLETSCSDIRQFCKKIRRRMPGTDAPGIPAALAFGPQVSDTLLDCRKHLTWVVAVLQEVAAAAAQLIAPLAENEGLPVAALEELAFKASEQIYGTPSSSPYECLRQSSNILISTMNKLATAMQEGEYDAERPPSKPPPVELRAAALRAEITDAEGLGLKLEDRETVIKELKKSLKIKGEELSEANVRLSLLEKKLDSAAKDADERIEKVQTRLEETQALLRKKEKEFEETMDALQADIDQLEAEKAELKQRLNSQSKRTIEGLRGPPPSGGTPGQAPGSVAGPGLVKDSPLLLQQISAMRLHISQLQHENSILKGAQMKASLAALPPLHVAKLSPHEGPDSELTAGALYRKTSQLLETLNQLSTHTHVVDITRTSPAAKSPSAQLLEQVAQLKSLSDTIEKLKDEVLKETVSQRPGATVPTDFATFPSSAFLRAKEEQQDDTVYMGKVTFSCAAGLGQRHRLVLTQEQLHQLHGRLIS
- the DCTN1 gene encoding dynactin subunit 1 isoform X15 gives rise to the protein MSAEASARPLRVGSRVEVIGKGHRGTVAYVGATLFATGKWVGVILDEAKGKNDGTVQGRKYFTCDEGHGIFVRQSQIQVFEDGADTTSPETPDSSASKVLKREGTDSAAKTSKLTTTRRPKPTRPASTGVAGASSSLGPSGSASAGELSSSEPSTPAQTPLAAPIIPTPALTSPGAAPPLPSPSKEEEGLRAQVRDLEEKLETLRLKRAEDKAKLKELEKHKIQLEQVQEWKSKMQEQQADLQRRLKEARKEAKEALEAKERYMEEMADTADAIEMATLDKEMAEERAESLQQEVEALKERVDELTTDLEILKAEIEEKGSDGAASSYQLKQLEEQNARLKDALVRMRDLSSSEKQEHVKLQKLMEKKNQELEVVRQQRERLQEELSQAESTIDELKEQVDAALGAEEMVEMLTDRNLNLEEKVRELRETVGDLEAMNEMNDELQENARETELELREQLDMAGARVREAQKRVEAAQETVADYQQTIKKYRQLTAHLQDVNRELTNQQEASVERQQQPPPETFDFKIKFAETKAHAKAIEMELRQMEVAQANRHMSLLTAFMPDSFLRPGGDHDCVLVLLLMPRLICKAELIRKQAQEKFELSENCSERPGLRGAAGEQLSFAAGLVYSLSLLQATLHRYEHALSQCNVDVYKKVGSLYPEMSAHERSLDFLIELLHKDQLDETVNVEPLTKAIKYYQHLYSIHLAEQPEDSTMQLADHIKFTQSALDCMSVEVGRLRAFLQGGQEASDIALLLRDLETSCSDIRQFCKKIRRRMPGTDAPGIPAALAFGPQVSDTLLDCRKHLTWVVAVLQEVAAAAAQLIAPLAENEGLPVAALEELAFKASEQIYGTPSSSPYECLRQSSNILISTMNKLATAMQEGEYDAERPPSKPPPVELRAAALRAEITDAEGLGLKLEDRETVIKELKKSLKIKGEELSEANVRLSLLEKKLDSAAKDADERIEKVQTRLEETQALLRKKEKEFEETMDALQADIDQLEAEKAELKQRLNSQSKRTIEGLRGPPPSGGTPGQAPGSVAGPGLVKDSPLLLQQISAMRLHISQLQHENSILKGAQMKASLAALPPLHVAKLSPHEGPDSELTAGALYRKTSQLLETLNQLSTHTHVVDITRTSPAAKSPSAQLLEQVAQLKSLSDTIEKLKDEVLKETVSQRPGATVPTDFATFPSSAFLRAKEEQQDDTVYMGKVTFSCAAGLGQRHRLVLTQEQLHQLHGRLIS
- the DCTN1 gene encoding dynactin subunit 1 isoform X6, with product MAQSKRHMYSRTPSGSRMSAEASARPLRVGSRVEVIGKGHRGTVAYVGATLFATGKWVGVILDEAKGKNDGTVQGRKYFTCDEGHGIFVRQSQIQVFEDGADTTSPETPDSSASKVLKREGTDSAAKTSKLRGLKPKKAPTARKTTTRRPKPTRPASTGVAGASSSLGPSGSASAGELSSSEPSTPAQTPLAAPIIPTPALTSPGAAPPLPSPSKEEEGLRAQVRDLEEKLETLRLKRAEDKAKLKELEKHKIQLEQVQEWKSKMQEQQADLQRRLKEARKEAKEALEAKERYMEEMADTADAIEMATLDKEMAEERAESLQQEVEALKERVDELTTDLEILKAEIEEKGSDGAASSYQLKQLEEQNARLKDALVRMRDLSSSEKQEHVKLQKLMEKKNQELEVVRQQRERLQEELSQAESTIDELKEQVDAALGAEEMVEMLTDRNLNLEEKVRELRETVGDLEAMNEMNDELQENARETELELREQLDMAGARVREAQKRVEAAQETVADYQQTIKKYRQLTAHLQDVNRELTNQQEASVERQQQPPPETFDFKIKFAETKAHAKAIEMELRQMEVAQANRHMSLLTAFMPDSFLRPGGDHDCVLVLLLMPRLICKAELIRKQAQEKFELSENCSERPGLRGAAGEQLSFAAGLVYSLSLLQATLHRYEHALSQCNVDVYKKVGSLYPEMSAHERSLDFLIELLHKDQLDETVNVEPLTKAIKYYQHLYSIHLAEQPEDSTMQLADHIKFTQSALDCMSVEVGRLRAFLQGGQEASDIALLLRDLETSCSDIRQFCKKIRRRMPGTDAPGIPAALAFGPQVSDTLLDCRKHLTWVVAVLQEVAAAAAQLIAPLAENEGLPVAALEELAFKASEQIYGTPSSSPYECLRQSSNILISTMNKLATAMQEGEYDAERPPSKPPPVELRAAALRAEITDAEGLGLKLEDRETVIKELKKSLKIKGEELSEANVRLSLLEKKLDSAAKDADERIEKVQTRLEETQALLRKKEKEFEETMDALQADIDQLEAEKAELKQRLNSQSKRTIEGLRGPPPSGGTPGQAPGSVAGPGLVKDSPLLLQQISAMRLHISQLQHENSILKGAQMKASLAALPPLHVAKLSPHEGPDSELTAGALYRKTSQLLETLNQLSTHTHVVDITRTSPAAKSPSAQLLEQVAQLKSLSDTIEKLKDEVLKETVSQRPGATVPTDFATFPSSAFLRAKEEQQDDTVYMGKVTFSCAAGLGQRHRLVLTQEQLHQLHGRLIS